The DNA window AAAAGTCTAGCGATTATGCTGCAAAAATTGCGCGAGCAGAGTATGAAGTAAATGAAGGAATTAAATACTGGAATGGGGCATTCTTAACCGAATCTGAAAAAGAAAGATATAAAAGTGAAATATCTGCATTGAAAGGGTTTATGGAGTCTTTGCAAATATTTAACACACCAGCAAAATTACAGAATTTTAAATATTCCGTTGAAGAAGTAAATGATCATAAAGAAAAACTAAAAAAACTATACAAATTAAACATTATGAAAGATAAAATAAAAGAGATAAATGAAATTGTTTTATATCTAAAACATGCACAAACCAATATGACAGATGATACAGAGTTGGTGATACAGGTTGATGATACATTAAACAATATTCTTGATGATATTAGAAAAGATAAGGATATTTCAGATAGTATTAATGCTCTTAAAAAACTTAAGTCAAAATATATAGATATGTATATAAATATGCATAATCGAGTTCGCCTAAATGCCTCTGAAGATGACAAAAAGCAAAAACTATTATATGACAAAAGAATAAACGCTTTAAGGCAATTAAAGGAGATTGATATACTGCCGGGAAATAAATGTGATGAATTCATCGATAAGATAACCAGAATGAAAACCTGCTGGAATCTAACTAAAGAAAAACTTGAAAGATTCCCAATTTGTCCCGATTGTAATTTTAGACCAAAAGAAGAAAAAATAGTTAAATCGTTTAACCTTGAAGAAATGGAAGAAGAACTAGATAATTTACTTGAAACCTGGACGGGTACACTAATAAATACTTTTAATGATCCCAAGATCAAGTCTAATATAGAACTGCTTACAAAAGAGCAAAAAGTTATGATTTCTACATTAATTAAAAACAAAAAGTTTGAACTTCCTATTGATATTGGTCTTGTTGAAGCAATAAAGGAGCTTCTTCATGGTATCGAAAAGATTGAAATAACTATTGATGAATTAAAAAATGTAATGGGTAACGGTAATCCTCTTACCTTGAATGATATTAAAGAAAGATTTGATTCATTTATCAACAATAAAATGTCCTCTATGGATGTACATAATACACGTTTTGTGTTAAAACAGAAAACTGATGGATAAAGTGAGGTATTAAATTAAAGTATGGATATACAACAATTAAATTTTATTAAAAATCAGAAAGAAACAAACACTCCCGTAACTTGTCTTGGCAAGACATTTCCCAATGATGAAGAGAGGAGAAAATACTTTACTGAAATATTAAGAAAAAAACTCCCCGAGCTCAAGAATGTAAAAGGATTTCCTATCGGAAAAGATGAGGATATCCTTAAGTTATCTGACCCCCCATATTATACTGCATGTCCCAATCCATTTATCAATGATTTTTTAGAAGAATGGGAAAATGAGAAAGAATACAAAGAAGTGGAGTATTCTAGGGAACCGTTTGCTACTGATGTTAGCGAAGGTAAAAACCATCCTATATATAATGCTCACTCATTCCCTACAAAAGTACCGCATAAGGCAATTATGAGATACATACTTCATTATACCAATCCTGAAGATATCATCTTTGACGGATTCTGTGGGAGCGGTATGACCGGTGTTGCCGCAAGAATGTGTGGAGATAAAGATGCAGTACTCGAGCTTGGTTACCAGATCGATTTGGAGGGGAATATTTTTAGACAATTAGAAACCGAAGAAGGAAAAAAGTGGGAGAAGTTTTCCAAGCTCGGAGAAAGAAAAACCATTTTAAACGACCTTTCACCCGCAGCAACTTTTATATCATACAACTATAATACACCAGTTGATGTAGTTGAATTTGAACAAGAAGCAAATAGAATATTAAATGAAGTAGAAAATGAATGCGGTTGGATGTATAAAACCCGATATATCGAAAACGGAAAGACCGTTACTGATTTTTCAGGAAAAGCGATTACAGGGAAAATAAACTATATTGTTTGGTCAGATGTATTTATCTGTCCTAACTGCGGAGGAGAGATAATATTTTGGGATGTGGCAGTTGATAAAGAAGCTGGCAAAATAAAAGATACCTTTAAATGCAAGGCTTGCGGTGTCCAGCTTAAGAAAAGAGATATAGAAAGAGCTTTTGAAACATTTTATGATAGTGTGATAAATAAAACAGTTAGACGGGCAAAACAGGTGCCAGTACTCATTAATTATACTGCTATTATTGCCGGAAAGAAAAAAAGATTTGAAAAAAAACCTGATAAATTTGACTTGAAGCTGATACAAAAAATCAATGATACCCCCATTCCTTATTGGGTTCCTACCGATAGAATGCCGGAAGGATACAATACTGCACAACCAAAGAAATCACATGGTATAACCCACGTGCATCATTTTTATACGAAGAGGAATTTATGGGTGTTAGCTGCTTTATACAATATTATTAATTTGAAAAATAATATT is part of the Caldisericota bacterium genome and encodes:
- a CDS encoding DUF6079 family protein; translation: KSSDYAAKIARAEYEVNEGIKYWNGAFLTESEKERYKSEISALKGFMESLQIFNTPAKLQNFKYSVEEVNDHKEKLKKLYKLNIMKDKIKEINEIVLYLKHAQTNMTDDTELVIQVDDTLNNILDDIRKDKDISDSINALKKLKSKYIDMYINMHNRVRLNASEDDKKQKLLYDKRINALRQLKEIDILPGNKCDEFIDKITRMKTCWNLTKEKLERFPICPDCNFRPKEEKIVKSFNLEEMEEELDNLLETWTGTLINTFNDPKIKSNIELLTKEQKVMISTLIKNKKFELPIDIGLVEAIKELLHGIEKIEITIDELKNVMGNGNPLTLNDIKERFDSFINNKMSSMDVHNTRFVLKQKTDG